Proteins from a single region of Geothrix sp. PMB-07:
- a CDS encoding glycosyltransferase family 39 protein produces the protein MLKIPFQAHMTETLKVSGRRILGWRTLLWTFLAALLLFGLGLHNHELWDYHEPYVAGIIREMASSGDWIVPTLNGQPFLEKPPLFYALGALVCRATGSFEPWALRLPSALLSLATVAWISFLGWRLSSARAGGWAGFMVATGVLFFQVGHMAIVDMALTAAVSFSLGLAFLSLVEPAYRARWVPWFWASLGFAFLVKGPVGPVLVALPLVITLLVERNPILLRAFLRPNWGMAAAVGLALGWVVPLALRGGREFLVEVFLRNTVGRFLADPNLVPRTGRLGEHVEPFLFYVQRVPGNLLPWLAIWGAALWSAFPRHRRHHLSPRTYFLPLSFGLILLLLSFSAEKRMVYILPIFPITYLHAALWLDGRVPRAKRRVDRTLMAVLALTFFFVGILGVGFPWVVMDRANLHWSAALAMSMASLALSVISLRLLWRRDFPGALDLGMTQWAGFLIIFLIFAVPQWDKEIWRPLADPYAVAQRMEKAGVRVVAGRLSETQMGFASLRLRHHLPPLDEVQSLAAALAADQPVLALVEPGWWEANPDLHSAGTVMPSAATALRPSMRQRAPLMVVNPAALQRMSR, from the coding sequence ATGCTGAAAATACCTTTCCAGGCCCACATGACGGAGACCCTCAAGGTGAGCGGTCGGCGCATCCTGGGCTGGCGAACCTTGCTCTGGACCTTCCTGGCGGCCCTGCTGCTCTTCGGGCTGGGCCTCCACAACCACGAGCTGTGGGATTACCACGAGCCCTATGTGGCAGGCATCATCCGTGAGATGGCCAGCAGTGGCGATTGGATCGTGCCCACCCTGAACGGCCAGCCCTTCCTTGAAAAGCCGCCTCTTTTCTACGCCCTGGGCGCGCTGGTGTGCCGGGCCACGGGCAGCTTCGAGCCCTGGGCCCTGCGCTTGCCCTCGGCCCTGCTGAGCCTGGCGACCGTGGCCTGGATCAGCTTCCTGGGCTGGCGCCTCAGTTCTGCCCGCGCCGGTGGCTGGGCGGGCTTCATGGTGGCCACGGGCGTGCTGTTCTTCCAGGTGGGCCACATGGCCATCGTGGACATGGCCCTCACGGCCGCCGTGAGTTTCAGCCTGGGCCTGGCCTTCCTCTCCCTGGTGGAACCGGCCTACCGAGCCCGCTGGGTGCCCTGGTTCTGGGCCAGTCTGGGTTTCGCCTTCCTCGTCAAAGGGCCCGTGGGGCCGGTGCTGGTGGCCCTCCCCCTGGTGATCACCCTGCTGGTGGAGCGGAATCCCATTCTGCTGCGCGCCTTCCTGCGGCCCAACTGGGGCATGGCCGCGGCGGTGGGTCTGGCGCTGGGGTGGGTGGTTCCATTGGCACTGCGGGGAGGACGGGAATTCCTGGTGGAAGTCTTCCTGCGCAACACCGTGGGCCGCTTCCTGGCGGATCCCAACCTGGTGCCCCGCACCGGGCGGTTGGGCGAGCATGTGGAGCCCTTCCTGTTCTACGTGCAGCGGGTTCCCGGCAACCTCCTGCCCTGGCTGGCCATCTGGGGTGCGGCGCTCTGGTCGGCGTTCCCCCGGCATCGGCGCCACCACCTCTCCCCCCGTACCTATTTCCTGCCACTTTCCTTTGGCCTGATTCTCCTGCTGCTCTCCTTTTCCGCGGAGAAGCGCATGGTCTACATCCTGCCCATCTTCCCCATCACCTATCTGCACGCGGCGCTCTGGCTGGATGGGCGCGTGCCCCGGGCCAAGCGCCGGGTGGACCGCACCCTCATGGCCGTGCTGGCGCTCACCTTCTTCTTCGTGGGCATCCTCGGTGTCGGCTTCCCCTGGGTGGTGATGGACCGGGCGAACCTGCACTGGTCGGCGGCCCTGGCCATGTCAATGGCCTCGCTGGCGCTCAGCGTGATTTCGCTGCGTCTGCTGTGGCGCCGCGACTTTCCGGGCGCCCTGGATCTGGGCATGACCCAGTGGGCGGGGTTCCTCATCATTTTCCTGATTTTTGCGGTACCCCAATGGGACAAGGAAATCTGGCGCCCCTTGGCGGACCCCTACGCGGTGGCCCAGCGGATGGAGAAGGCAGGCGTCCGGGTGGTGGCGGGCCGCTTGTCGGAAACCCAGATGGGTTTCGCCAGCCTGCGCCTGCGCCACCATCTGCCGCCCCTGGACGAGGTTCAGTCCCTGGCTGCGGCGCTGGCTGCGGACCAGCCTGTTCTGGCGCTGGTGGAGCCCGGCTGGTGGGAAGCCAATCCCGACTTGCATTCGGCGGGTACGGTGATGCCTTCGGCGGCCACGGCCCTGCGGCCCTCGATGCGCCAGCGGGCCCCTCTGATGGTGGTCAACCCAGCGGCGCTTCAGAGGATGTCGCGCTAA
- the dauA gene encoding C4-dicarboxylic acid transporter DauA, whose amino-acid sequence MARTRFQDPSSTVPLRALPAAALRAVWAEGYSGRQFKRDLSAGFLVGIVALPLAMALAIAVGVPPQQGLYTAIIAGFLTALLGGSRVQVAGPTAAFIVVLAPLYVKFGMSGLLMSGLLAGLMLIGMGLLRMGKLIEYIPFPVTTGFTSGIATVIALLQIKDLFGLKLEHTPDHFMERLAAMGRAAHTASPWELLIGLTTLAILLAPRLPKRRLARLPKWLRKIPPPLLALPLMALLAWALGRWVPGFTVDTIGTRFHTVVNGKVVAGIPQVLPSFQWPWRVPGLDGQWMGLSLGTVRMLLPSAFAVAMLGAIESLLSAVVADGMARTRHDPDAELLAMGVGNVVAPFFGGIAATGAIARTATNFRFGGRTPFAAMTHALTILLAILILAPLIRFLPMASLAALLLLVAWNMSEAEHFFHTVRVAPKSDVAVLLTCFLLTVVFDMVIAVTVGIVLASLLFMRRMAHVSEGHVTHPDHRALPGPLPEGVVIYDLSGPLFFGAAERALNAMRAIGAEVRVIIFRMEQVPSADVSGLVAMEGVLREMERQRIKAIFVGLHGQAREVFERGGLQNKEGEVAFCATMVDAFKVMNARLHTYRRRNLGPIRFQVLHREKTRAAAPPPSDS is encoded by the coding sequence TTGGCCCGCACGCGTTTTCAGGATCCCTCCTCCACCGTTCCCCTCCGCGCCCTGCCGGCGGCGGCGTTGCGGGCGGTGTGGGCGGAGGGCTACAGCGGACGGCAGTTCAAGCGGGATCTGTCCGCCGGTTTCCTGGTGGGCATCGTGGCCCTGCCCCTGGCGATGGCCCTGGCCATCGCCGTGGGTGTGCCACCCCAGCAAGGGCTCTATACGGCCATCATCGCGGGCTTCCTCACAGCGCTGCTGGGCGGCTCGCGCGTTCAGGTGGCCGGGCCCACCGCAGCCTTCATCGTGGTGCTGGCGCCGCTCTACGTGAAGTTCGGCATGTCAGGGCTGCTCATGTCGGGCCTGCTGGCGGGGCTGATGCTCATCGGCATGGGCCTGCTCCGCATGGGCAAGCTCATCGAATACATCCCCTTTCCGGTGACCACGGGCTTCACCTCAGGCATCGCCACGGTCATCGCCCTCCTGCAAATCAAAGACCTCTTCGGCCTGAAGCTGGAGCACACCCCCGACCACTTCATGGAACGGCTGGCGGCCATGGGCCGTGCCGCCCACACCGCCTCGCCCTGGGAACTGCTCATTGGCCTGACCACCCTGGCCATCCTGCTGGCCCCCCGCCTGCCGAAGCGCCGCCTGGCCCGGCTGCCCAAATGGCTCCGCAAGATCCCCCCGCCACTCCTGGCCTTGCCTCTGATGGCTTTGCTGGCCTGGGCCCTGGGGCGTTGGGTTCCAGGGTTTACCGTGGATACCATCGGCACCCGTTTTCACACCGTGGTGAACGGAAAGGTGGTGGCGGGCATTCCGCAGGTGCTGCCCTCCTTCCAGTGGCCCTGGCGGGTGCCCGGGCTGGATGGCCAGTGGATGGGCCTGAGCCTCGGCACCGTCCGCATGCTGCTGCCCAGCGCCTTCGCCGTAGCCATGCTGGGCGCCATCGAATCGCTGCTCTCGGCCGTGGTGGCCGATGGCATGGCCCGCACCCGGCATGATCCCGATGCCGAGCTGCTGGCCATGGGCGTGGGCAATGTGGTGGCCCCCTTCTTCGGCGGCATCGCCGCCACGGGGGCCATCGCCCGCACCGCCACCAATTTCCGCTTCGGTGGCCGCACGCCCTTTGCGGCCATGACCCACGCCCTGACCATCCTGCTGGCCATCCTGATCCTGGCGCCGCTCATCCGTTTCCTGCCCATGGCCAGCCTGGCGGCCCTGCTGCTGCTGGTGGCGTGGAACATGTCCGAGGCCGAGCATTTCTTCCACACGGTGCGGGTGGCCCCCAAAAGTGATGTGGCGGTACTGCTCACCTGCTTTCTCCTCACGGTGGTCTTCGACATGGTCATCGCCGTTACTGTGGGCATCGTGCTGGCCTCACTGCTATTCATGCGGCGCATGGCGCATGTCTCCGAAGGCCACGTGACCCACCCCGATCACCGGGCCCTGCCGGGGCCCCTCCCAGAAGGTGTGGTCATCTACGATCTGTCGGGGCCCCTGTTCTTCGGCGCCGCGGAGCGCGCGCTGAATGCCATGCGGGCCATCGGCGCGGAGGTGCGCGTCATCATCTTCCGCATGGAACAGGTGCCCAGCGCGGACGTAAGTGGTCTGGTCGCCATGGAGGGCGTCCTCCGCGAAATGGAGCGGCAGCGCATCAAGGCCATCTTCGTGGGCCTGCACGGCCAGGCTCGCGAGGTCTTTGAGCGCGGTGGCCTCCAGAACAAAGAGGGCGAAGTGGCCTTCTGCGCCACCATGGTGGATGCCTTCAAGGTGATGAACGCCCGGCTGCACACCTATCGACGCCGGAATCTGGGGCCCATCCGCTTCCAGGTGCTCCACCGGGAGAAGACACGGGCTGCAGCCCCGCCCCCTTCGGACTCCTAA
- a CDS encoding M6 family metalloprotease domain-containing protein codes for MQLHRGPSLLSDSLALLKRGVAALLLLGLGAQRVAAMPPPTAAMLKRYREDGTLPQRIAFAKEIGNHKADPQLLQDAQRRVQELARVHGVNLPASAVTPTPPSAWRGLPTKGSPKMFILMIDFSDYPADPVNTLSAVAARAFGDGDGVQAAPYESLKSYYYRSSYGQLTISGNVLGYYRPAYTRASMGTSPTTAQRQALIKEALLAQSAAGHDFSQYDNNASGKIDYFAVLWTGPDTGWSNFWWAYQTNWSNSTTPLTLNGRTLGKYVWQWVSNKDYPTRNAPAFDPKVLIHETGHALGLPDYYDYDATVGPRGGLGRLDMMDGNWGDHNCFSKFLLDWTTPAVITSSVTGQSLLSSGDHKDNSSFILMDTNPGGTFGEYFMVQNRQRVGNDTTYPADGLLIWHVDSRLDPATGNANYLYDNSYTAHKLLRLMEADGLEEIETLGSQANAGDYWIAGKQFGPGSLPNSNRYDGTFTRMGIRNISAAGPSMTLDVFQIPADTTPPTGSPSTPTATATLDTLTYTWTVGSAADADSGIVSYRLQVGTTPGGNDVFDALVGNVLTYTVKDLGWRDGTLLYGRVAALNGGGLASAYSGDCVGPAIALPTFDGSVLDNTNLLFKTLGPWTVDPTAYSAGLSSARSAVITDSSKTYLQAKLVGPGTLTFDWKVLSEAGYDFLTFSLDGVEQPGKISGTTAFATVNASIPAGTHVARWTYAKDEASAPTGDGAWVDNVQWSGSTIAAATVTPANYATITGGAVPFSATVSNGSSSNQVTWGITTGGGTFTPATTASGSATTLTGGATADSYIITATPVQTPNFPGSASLQLVSPSSVVVGLVPSATTVTMGTPVTCTSSVSLLTDKTVTWIKDGGTWTGTPGASATWSSAVPGTYHLTATSTVSPTSVATVTVIVIGLALDHTMATLLSGGSATFTCSGDLGGGVTWTLTGLATKVDSGLSTTVTVPTSAPLTTGTYTLTATDKQDASRKVTATLTVKGMDLVADGLLNPMDLLGFAAEWGKGTGSPANFKGTGTVDNTDLAALLNQIK; via the coding sequence ATGCAGCTCCATCGCGGACCATCTCTTCTTTCCGACTCACTGGCACTCCTGAAACGCGGAGTGGCGGCGCTCCTGCTGCTCGGCCTGGGTGCCCAGCGCGTCGCGGCCATGCCGCCGCCCACTGCGGCCATGCTCAAGCGCTATCGGGAAGACGGCACCCTGCCGCAGCGCATCGCGTTCGCCAAGGAAATCGGCAACCACAAGGCCGATCCACAGCTGCTTCAGGATGCCCAGCGCCGAGTTCAGGAACTGGCCAGGGTCCATGGGGTGAACCTCCCGGCCAGCGCGGTCACACCGACGCCTCCATCCGCCTGGAGAGGGTTGCCCACCAAGGGTTCGCCGAAGATGTTCATTCTGATGATCGATTTTTCGGATTATCCGGCAGATCCTGTGAACACCCTGTCTGCCGTCGCGGCAAGGGCCTTCGGTGATGGGGACGGCGTGCAGGCGGCTCCTTACGAAAGCCTCAAGAGCTACTACTACCGCTCGTCCTACGGGCAGCTGACCATCTCGGGCAATGTCCTGGGCTACTACCGCCCGGCCTACACCCGGGCCAGCATGGGCACCTCCCCCACCACCGCCCAGCGCCAGGCCCTCATCAAGGAGGCCCTGCTGGCACAGTCGGCTGCGGGGCATGATTTCAGCCAATACGACAACAACGCCTCCGGCAAGATCGACTACTTCGCCGTGCTGTGGACCGGCCCTGATACCGGCTGGTCCAATTTCTGGTGGGCCTACCAGACCAACTGGAGCAACAGCACCACGCCCCTGACGCTGAACGGCAGGACCCTGGGCAAGTACGTGTGGCAGTGGGTCTCCAACAAGGACTACCCCACCCGGAACGCCCCGGCCTTCGACCCCAAGGTGCTGATCCACGAAACGGGGCACGCCCTGGGCCTTCCTGACTACTACGACTACGACGCCACCGTGGGCCCCAGGGGCGGCCTCGGGCGGCTCGACATGATGGATGGCAACTGGGGCGACCACAACTGCTTCAGCAAGTTCCTGCTGGACTGGACCACCCCTGCGGTCATCACCAGTTCGGTCACCGGGCAGAGCCTTCTCTCCTCCGGCGACCACAAAGACAACAGCTCCTTCATCCTCATGGACACCAACCCGGGCGGCACCTTCGGCGAATACTTCATGGTCCAGAACCGCCAGCGGGTGGGAAACGACACAACCTATCCGGCGGACGGCCTCCTGATCTGGCATGTGGATTCTCGGCTGGATCCGGCCACGGGCAATGCCAACTACCTCTACGACAATTCGTACACAGCGCATAAGCTGCTCCGGCTCATGGAGGCCGATGGCCTCGAAGAGATTGAAACCCTGGGCTCTCAGGCCAATGCCGGGGACTACTGGATCGCAGGAAAGCAATTCGGGCCCGGAAGTCTGCCAAACAGCAACCGCTACGATGGAACCTTCACCAGGATGGGCATCCGTAACATTTCCGCCGCCGGCCCGAGCATGACCCTGGACGTGTTCCAAATTCCAGCAGACACCACCCCGCCCACCGGCAGCCCCTCCACCCCCACCGCCACTGCGACCCTGGATACCCTCACCTACACTTGGACCGTCGGCAGCGCAGCGGACGCCGATTCCGGAATAGTCAGCTACCGCCTGCAGGTGGGCACCACCCCCGGTGGCAACGATGTCTTCGATGCCTTGGTCGGCAACGTCCTCACCTACACCGTCAAAGATTTGGGATGGAGGGATGGCACCCTGCTTTACGGGCGCGTCGCCGCCCTCAATGGCGGGGGGCTTGCTTCCGCCTACTCGGGAGATTGCGTTGGCCCCGCCATCGCCCTGCCGACCTTCGATGGCAGCGTGCTGGACAACACCAACCTCCTCTTCAAAACCCTAGGCCCCTGGACCGTGGATCCAACGGCCTACTCAGCGGGTCTCAGCTCGGCCCGCAGCGCCGTCATCACCGATTCCAGCAAGACCTACCTGCAAGCGAAGCTGGTCGGTCCCGGCACCCTGACTTTCGACTGGAAGGTGTTGTCGGAAGCTGGCTATGACTTCCTCACCTTCAGCCTCGATGGCGTCGAGCAGCCGGGAAAGATCAGCGGAACCACAGCCTTCGCCACTGTGAACGCCAGCATTCCCGCCGGAACGCACGTGGCCCGCTGGACCTACGCCAAAGACGAAGCCTCGGCCCCGACAGGCGACGGGGCTTGGGTTGACAACGTGCAGTGGAGCGGTTCAACCATCGCTGCCGCAACTGTCACTCCGGCCAACTACGCCACCATCACCGGCGGTGCGGTGCCCTTCTCCGCCACGGTTTCCAACGGCAGCTCAAGCAACCAGGTGACCTGGGGCATCACCACGGGTGGGGGCACCTTCACCCCCGCGACCACGGCCTCCGGCTCGGCCACCACCCTCACAGGCGGTGCCACGGCCGACAGTTACATCATCACAGCCACACCGGTGCAGACGCCCAATTTCCCTGGTTCTGCCAGCCTGCAGCTGGTCAGTCCCTCCAGCGTGGTGGTGGGCCTTGTGCCCAGCGCCACCACGGTCACGATGGGCACGCCGGTGACCTGCACCTCCAGCGTCTCCCTCCTCACGGACAAGACCGTCACCTGGATCAAGGATGGCGGCACCTGGACCGGCACCCCCGGAGCCTCGGCCACCTGGTCCTCCGCCGTTCCCGGCACCTACCACCTCACGGCCACCAGCACCGTCTCTCCCACCAGCGTCGCCACCGTCACCGTCATCGTCATTGGTCTGGCCCTCGATCACACGATGGCCACCCTGCTGTCTGGCGGTTCCGCAACCTTCACCTGCAGCGGCGACCTGGGCGGAGGCGTCACCTGGACCCTGACCGGCCTCGCCACCAAGGTGGACAGCGGCCTCAGCACCACGGTCACGGTGCCCACCTCCGCGCCGCTCACCACCGGAACGTACACCCTCACCGCCACGGACAAGCAGGATGCTTCCAGGAAGGTCACCGCCACCCTCACCGTGAAGGGCATGGACCTGGTGGCCGATGGGCTCCTGAATCCTATGGATCTGCTGGGATTCGCCGCGGAATGGGGCAAGGGCACGGGCAGTCCCGCCAACTTCAAGGGCACCGGTACGGTCGACAACACCGATCTCGCTGCTCTGTTGAACCAGATCAAATAG
- a CDS encoding type II secretion system F family protein: MRFTVRLTHANGEVLVREFEAESEATLRARVLAEGGFPLEITRTDTAFRSRAQLKTESLVLFNQELLALLKAGIPLLQSLELLVGHGKDPQLRRSLAQVVELVREGMSFSDALEQAGSFPPIYRSNVVAGERSGTMTEVLARWLAFQKFAQTSRRRIIEALFYPSFLVLVMILALGVIFNVVLPRFSEFYAGGDIEMPLITKILLGAGKFISSTLWLQGILVVGLVVLIRWMIASEAGRKMAERLLLKLPKLGTLYRMYHSSVFCRTLGVLLSGGLPVVQALEVVQRTSPSERMKAGLLTITDKVRAGSSLHLSLEQGKVLDPLAVEMIRVGEQSSALPEMLDHVANFFDQEVEKATTAVTSLIGPVLILFMGVVVLGLLLAIYVPLFNASNVIH; encoded by the coding sequence ATGCGATTCACGGTCCGACTCACCCATGCCAACGGCGAAGTCCTGGTGCGCGAATTCGAGGCCGAGTCCGAGGCCACCCTCCGGGCCCGGGTGCTGGCCGAAGGCGGCTTTCCGCTGGAAATCACCCGCACGGACACCGCCTTCCGGAGCCGGGCCCAGCTCAAGACCGAATCCCTGGTCCTTTTCAATCAAGAGCTGCTGGCCCTGTTGAAGGCTGGCATCCCCCTGTTGCAGTCCCTGGAGCTGCTGGTGGGGCACGGCAAGGATCCCCAGTTGCGGCGCAGCCTCGCCCAGGTGGTGGAGCTGGTGCGCGAGGGCATGTCCTTTTCGGATGCCCTGGAACAGGCGGGCTCATTTCCCCCCATCTACCGCAGCAACGTGGTGGCAGGTGAACGCAGCGGCACCATGACCGAAGTACTGGCCCGCTGGCTGGCCTTCCAGAAATTCGCCCAGACCAGCCGACGGCGCATCATCGAGGCCCTGTTCTATCCCTCTTTCCTGGTGCTGGTGATGATCCTGGCGCTGGGTGTGATCTTCAATGTGGTGCTCCCGCGGTTCTCGGAGTTCTACGCGGGGGGCGACATTGAAATGCCCCTCATCACCAAGATCCTGCTGGGGGCGGGCAAATTCATCAGTTCTACCCTCTGGCTCCAGGGCATCCTCGTGGTGGGCCTGGTGGTTCTCATCCGCTGGATGATCGCCTCTGAGGCGGGCCGCAAGATGGCCGAACGCCTGCTGCTGAAGCTGCCCAAGCTGGGCACCCTCTATCGCATGTACCACTCCAGCGTGTTCTGCCGAACCCTGGGCGTGCTGCTGTCAGGCGGCCTGCCGGTGGTGCAGGCGCTCGAAGTGGTGCAGCGCACCAGCCCCAGCGAGCGCATGAAGGCGGGCCTGCTCACCATCACCGACAAGGTGCGGGCCGGCAGCAGCCTCCACCTGTCACTGGAACAAGGCAAGGTGCTGGATCCCCTGGCCGTGGAAATGATCCGCGTGGGTGAACAGAGCAGTGCCTTACCCGAGATGCTCGATCACGTGGCCAACTTCTTCGATCAGGAAGTGGAGAAGGCCACCACCGCCGTCACGAGCCTCATCGGCCCCGTGCTCATCCTCTTCATGGGCGTGGTGGTACTGGGCCTGCTGCTGGCCATCTACGTGCCGCTGTTCAACGCGAGCAACGTGATTCACTGA
- a CDS encoding SEL1-like repeat protein, with product MFPGQAILLLCALGASHDLDTTPLRSAPPQVDKLTLAQLEAAAIRGEADAARELGDRYFQGYGGAPKDEIKGVHWYRKAADQGHVMAMADMGYCTLNGFGGLAKDEARALTLFLAAAKQNNAYAARMLGQMFEEGQGTPKDDAQAAEWYRRAANLDDVDALMSLAWLTESGRGVPKDEWEAARMYAIGVSKGNAIGMNNLGWFYVTGKAGLTKNYQTARELFEIAAVKGNPRADGNLGYLYENGLGTPVDLIASISHYMGAAKEGDLLSQQRLGHIYETGHPVPRDLDQALRFYLQAAAQGDEFAFQGLTRLLLGPAVPATVEVSTLVPICREQVGRGRDGARIPLALGLLRGVGITAQPEEAKRHLLAATRNQPPSQLLPYIARQIQSGSMLPQDPAFGRLLLEAVAEQGVPGAKVELARSLLDGSRELQPKGLALLKELSQANDGKACFELGLLYQNGRGVPASPSRALALFTKAAEAGLPEAMFHLGLIHQAGIGVPVNARKAREWYLKAEAAGWPPAKGRVQPDGKLAPLSTLTAPTPIR from the coding sequence ATGTTTCCAGGACAAGCGATCCTGCTCCTATGCGCCCTCGGTGCGTCTCACGACCTGGATACGACACCTCTGCGATCCGCCCCACCGCAGGTAGATAAGCTCACCCTGGCCCAACTGGAAGCCGCTGCCATCCGTGGAGAGGCTGATGCTGCCCGCGAATTGGGAGACCGCTATTTCCAGGGATATGGAGGGGCTCCCAAGGATGAGATCAAGGGGGTCCACTGGTACCGCAAGGCCGCTGACCAGGGCCACGTCATGGCCATGGCCGACATGGGCTACTGCACACTCAACGGCTTCGGCGGACTGGCCAAGGATGAGGCCCGCGCACTCACTCTTTTCTTGGCAGCCGCAAAGCAGAACAACGCCTATGCGGCACGCATGCTCGGTCAGATGTTTGAAGAGGGCCAGGGTACCCCGAAGGACGATGCGCAGGCCGCCGAATGGTACCGACGCGCCGCCAACCTGGATGATGTGGATGCCCTCATGAGCCTAGCCTGGCTGACCGAGTCGGGCCGAGGCGTACCAAAAGACGAGTGGGAGGCGGCCAGGATGTACGCCATCGGCGTGTCCAAGGGGAACGCAATCGGTATGAACAATCTGGGCTGGTTCTACGTAACCGGGAAGGCGGGCCTCACCAAGAACTACCAGACGGCGCGTGAACTGTTTGAGATCGCGGCTGTCAAAGGGAACCCCAGGGCCGATGGCAATCTGGGCTACCTCTACGAGAACGGTCTGGGAACTCCGGTCGACCTCATCGCGTCGATTTCCCACTACATGGGTGCGGCCAAGGAGGGCGACCTCCTGTCCCAGCAGCGCTTAGGGCACATTTATGAAACGGGGCATCCCGTCCCGCGCGACCTGGATCAGGCGCTGCGCTTCTACCTGCAGGCTGCAGCGCAGGGAGACGAATTCGCCTTCCAGGGCCTCACCCGGCTTCTGCTTGGGCCCGCGGTACCGGCCACAGTAGAGGTGTCCACCCTCGTTCCCATCTGTCGAGAACAGGTGGGAAGGGGCCGCGACGGTGCACGGATTCCTCTGGCTCTGGGACTGCTCCGCGGGGTGGGGATCACCGCCCAGCCAGAGGAAGCGAAGCGACACCTGCTGGCGGCCACCCGGAATCAGCCGCCCTCCCAGCTGTTGCCCTACATCGCTAGGCAGATTCAATCCGGAAGCATGCTTCCCCAGGATCCTGCTTTCGGTCGGTTGCTCCTTGAGGCCGTTGCGGAGCAGGGGGTACCTGGTGCGAAAGTGGAGTTGGCCAGATCCCTCCTGGACGGATCACGTGAGCTTCAGCCGAAGGGCCTCGCCCTGCTCAAGGAGCTGAGCCAGGCAAACGACGGGAAAGCCTGTTTTGAACTTGGACTGCTCTACCAGAATGGCCGCGGGGTGCCCGCCTCGCCCTCCAGGGCCCTGGCGCTGTTCACGAAGGCCGCCGAGGCCGGGCTGCCAGAGGCCATGTTCCACCTGGGATTGATCCACCAGGCCGGCATTGGTGTTCCGGTCAACGCCCGAAAGGCGCGGGAATGGTACCTCAAAGCCGAAGCGGCGGGTTGGCCACCGGCCAAGGGCCGGGTTCAGCCGGATGGCAAGCTCGCGCCTCTATCCACCCTCACCGCGCCCACCCCGATCCGATAG
- a CDS encoding murein hydrolase activator EnvC, with protein MRPLPGLLLPVLLPLWLVAQGGAFLMAQSAQDPAELRQKLADIQGRLNQVDQQLSSLKKRRKGVLVEIQGISLQRDRARAQVEGARLRRDQAQTEVQVIGREQARIQGEVQRLQSDLRRQVRWMQALGPWGDLGLYASFKDLEAWLVRGRMLAWARLQERKQLGQVHRLQGDLAVKEKALKEVLARVAADEKEAAQLQAALRLQEEKLNSFLDGLQKDETAQKQAQAELAEEALQLERLLSGLLGKPKGEAFEATVAFANLRGELPQPVEGTLSQAFGEHLHPRFHTKTMQSGLLIAANGGAPVGAVADGKVAFADYYQSYGPMVILDHGGGWFTLYTHLLGLSVSKGQVLRAGESVGAVGDTVDGPRLGFEIRHQAQPQDPQKWLKRRYR; from the coding sequence ATGCGTCCGCTGCCGGGTCTGCTCCTGCCGGTGCTCCTGCCACTGTGGCTGGTGGCGCAGGGGGGAGCCTTTCTGATGGCGCAAAGCGCCCAGGATCCCGCCGAGCTGCGCCAGAAGCTGGCGGACATCCAGGGCCGCTTGAATCAGGTGGATCAGCAGCTCTCCTCCCTGAAGAAACGCCGCAAGGGCGTGCTGGTGGAAATCCAGGGCATCTCCCTGCAGCGGGACCGCGCCAGGGCTCAGGTCGAGGGCGCGCGGCTGCGCCGTGATCAAGCCCAAACCGAAGTGCAGGTCATTGGCCGGGAGCAGGCCCGCATTCAGGGCGAGGTCCAGCGGCTCCAGAGTGACCTGCGCCGACAGGTGCGATGGATGCAGGCGCTCGGCCCCTGGGGCGATCTGGGCCTCTACGCTTCGTTCAAGGATCTGGAGGCTTGGCTGGTGCGGGGCCGCATGCTGGCCTGGGCGCGGCTGCAGGAACGCAAGCAGCTGGGTCAGGTCCATCGGCTGCAGGGTGATCTCGCAGTCAAAGAGAAGGCCCTGAAGGAAGTGCTGGCGCGGGTGGCGGCTGACGAGAAGGAGGCGGCCCAGCTGCAGGCCGCCCTCCGCCTTCAGGAGGAAAAGCTCAACAGCTTCCTGGATGGCCTGCAGAAGGATGAAACCGCCCAGAAGCAGGCGCAGGCTGAATTGGCAGAGGAAGCGCTGCAGCTCGAACGCCTGCTCTCAGGCTTGTTGGGCAAGCCCAAGGGCGAAGCCTTCGAGGCCACCGTCGCGTTTGCGAACCTGCGGGGCGAACTGCCGCAGCCTGTGGAGGGCACCCTCTCTCAGGCTTTCGGCGAACATCTGCACCCGCGCTTCCACACCAAGACCATGCAGAGTGGCCTGCTCATCGCCGCCAATGGCGGGGCCCCGGTGGGTGCGGTGGCCGATGGGAAGGTGGCCTTCGCGGACTACTACCAGAGCTATGGCCCCATGGTGATCCTCGACCACGGCGGCGGCTGGTTCACCCTCTACACGCACCTGCTGGGACTCAGCGTCAGCAAGGGCCAGGTGCTGCGCGCGGGCGAATCCGTGGGTGCCGTGGGCGACACCGTGGATGGCCCGCGGCTGGGCTTTGAGATCCGTCACCAGGCCCAGCCGCAGGATCCGCAGAAGTGGCTGAAGCGGCGCTATCGGTGA